The Hymenobacter oligotrophus genome has a window encoding:
- a CDS encoding dienelactone hydrolase family protein — translation MKYLFAFLAAWLLSAAALRAQQSAPCCVKPAPDAMLAFAQLAADPAFVSGHDAPLPFDYTPQAAGQTISFATPDSSTAYGYEVKPAQPNGKFLFVIHEWWGLNDYIKRETDRLAAAMPGVTVLAIDLYDGKLATTAPEASRLVQTVDKTRAQNIVRGALQHAGPKAPVATLGWCFGGGWSLQAAMLAGKQAAGCVIYYGMPEKDVAKLRTLNTDVLGIFATQDQSISPAVVKQFQADMKQAGKQLTVHNFEAAHAFANPSNPKYDAAAATKANTLALGYLKKQLKLKG, via the coding sequence ATGAAATACCTCTTCGCTTTTCTGGCAGCCTGGCTGCTAAGCGCGGCTGCCCTGCGGGCCCAACAATCGGCCCCGTGCTGCGTTAAGCCCGCGCCCGATGCCATGCTGGCTTTTGCGCAACTAGCCGCCGACCCGGCCTTCGTGAGCGGGCACGACGCGCCCCTGCCCTTCGACTACACCCCGCAGGCCGCGGGCCAAACCATCAGCTTCGCCACCCCCGACAGCAGCACCGCTTACGGCTACGAGGTAAAACCCGCGCAACCCAACGGCAAATTTTTGTTTGTGATACACGAGTGGTGGGGCCTGAACGACTACATCAAGCGCGAAACCGACCGTTTGGCCGCGGCTATGCCCGGCGTTACGGTGCTGGCCATCGACCTGTACGACGGGAAGTTAGCTACCACCGCCCCCGAAGCCAGCCGCCTTGTGCAAACCGTTGACAAAACCCGGGCGCAGAACATCGTTCGGGGGGCGCTACAACACGCCGGGCCCAAAGCGCCAGTGGCCACTCTGGGTTGGTGCTTCGGCGGTGGGTGGTCGTTGCAGGCGGCTATGCTGGCCGGCAAGCAGGCCGCGGGCTGTGTGATTTACTACGGCATGCCCGAGAAGGACGTGGCCAAGCTGAGAACCTTGAACACTGACGTGCTGGGCATCTTCGCCACGCAAGATCAAAGCATCAGCCCCGCCGTGGTAAAGCAGTTTCAGGCCGATATGAAGCAAGCCGGCAAACAGCTAACCGTGCACAATTTTGAGGCCGCCCACGCCTTTGCCAACCCCAGCAACCCCAAGTACGACGCCGCCGCGGCCACCAAGGCCAATACCCTGGCCCTCGGCTACCTCAAAAAGCAACTCAAGCTCAAAGGCTAG
- a CDS encoding Mpo1 family 2-hydroxy fatty acid dioxygenase, translating into MPTATLSLLLHEYGESHQNPTNKLVHWVCVPLIMFSLLGLLWSVPVPEAVQRISPWLNWATLVMALAVVYYVRLSVPLALGMVLVSTAMALALRAVEAQAPLPLWAVCLIVFVLAWVGQFWGHKVEGKKPSFLKDVQFLLIGPLWLLHFVYRRLGWAY; encoded by the coding sequence ATGCCCACTGCCACCCTCTCGTTGTTGCTGCACGAGTACGGCGAAAGCCACCAGAACCCCACCAACAAACTGGTGCACTGGGTTTGCGTGCCGCTGATTATGTTTTCGCTGCTGGGTTTGCTGTGGTCGGTGCCGGTGCCGGAGGCGGTGCAGCGCATCAGCCCGTGGCTCAATTGGGCCACGTTGGTAATGGCACTGGCCGTGGTTTACTACGTGCGCCTTTCGGTTCCGCTGGCCCTAGGTATGGTGCTGGTAAGCACGGCCATGGCGCTGGCGCTGCGCGCCGTGGAGGCCCAAGCCCCGCTCCCGCTGTGGGCCGTGTGCCTGATCGTGTTTGTGCTGGCCTGGGTTGGTCAGTTTTGGGGCCACAAGGTGGAGGGCAAAAAGCCGAGCTTCCTGAAGGATGTGCAATTTCTGCTGATCGGGCCGTTGTGGCTGCTGCACTTTGTGTACCGCCGGTTGGGCTGGGCCTACTGA